From the Lysinibacillus fusiformis genome, the window AATCATCAAAATATTCCTTCTCCCTACTTTATCTCCTAGTGCACCAAGCGGCACTTGCGTTAAAATACCACCAAATGTAAACACAGATAAAATGATAGGAATCATGCCGACTTCAAAACCTTTGCGTAATGCATAAACAGGGAATAAGGCATTTAACGAAGATTCCAAAAACCCGTAAACGAAAGGACCTAAAAAGGCAATCCACCCAAATAAGATAGCCATTTTATACCGTTGCCATCCTCTGGCATTTAAGTCACCTGTTAAACGCTCAGGCTTTTCATTTCGTAAGAAAAATACAAAGGACCATGCAAATAGGCACATAATCGAAGATACGATAAACGGTAGGGCTTCAGCAATTTCAATTAGCTTCACCATCAGTGGTCCAACGGCAAAACCTATGCTAAATGACAAGCCATAGATGGCCATTCCCTTCCCTAAGCTTTTATGATCTGCTGTACTTGTAATCCATGTTTGTGTTGCATAATGCAGGGCATGATCGCCAACACCAATTAATAAACGAAGGACAAACCAAAAGGTCACACTTTTCCATAAAGGAAATGCAAGTAAAGACGCAAAAACTAGTGCTCCACCAATTAAAATAATCGGTTTATAGCCCCACCTGCGTAAGGGCTGCTCAATAAATGGTGAAATTAGTAATGTTCCTATGTATAAGCCAGTTGCATTCAAGCCATTCAATGCAGAGGATACCCCATCTCGTTCAAATATTATCGAAATAAGCGGTAATAGCATTCCTTGTGAAAAGCCTGATATGGATACAATTAATACTAAAATGGTAAATCTTTTTTTGCTGTAATCTGAGAAGTACGTCATTTTTTCCTCCAACATCAAGTCATTCTTCCAAAGAACAGCATACCAAAAAGCCTTAGCGCTCACCACATGTGATTTTACGCTAAGGCCTAACTAATACTTATCCTCATTTAATTGTATAAACACGAATTTCGGCTTTTGAGTATTACCGAGTACTTGTTTAAACTCCCTCCTTTTCGAGTTAGCGTTGCAAATGACTTTTTTTCGATCAGCTCCTTTACTTTATCTTAAAACAACTTTAACATACATCTTCAATATTGTAAATATTCTGTCTATTGTTTTTTTGAAATTAATCTTTTAGTCCTAGGTGTTTACCTAAACATTGAAATTTAAGCTCAAATCAGCTACGATGAAAGGGATGAAATGAGGTGTACGAATGTCAAAGCCAATCACTGATAAAGAGCAGCAAGTAACCTATTTAAAAGAGCGTCTTGAGATGTTTTTAGAAGTATTAGATGCCCTTGACCCTGAAACAGCTGAGTTAGAAGATATTGATCGCTTAATCCAAATGATGGATGATTTAGAGGACAAAATGGAGCAGTTTCATGCTCGTGAACAATAATGAATAAAAAACAAGCGAGCATCGTGTGCTCGCTTGTTTTTTAATGGCAATCCCAATTATAAAGTACCTTGCTAAAATCTTTATTGATTAACTCTTCCTCTGTGATAAAGAAATTGCCTACACCACAATCGCCCCAAAGAATATTGTCACCAATACTATCTATCTGTAACAGCATAATGATTGAATCTGTATAATCACCATATGCTCGTGGATCTTCTTGCGTAAAGAATGGATACCCCCCTATTTTATGACCATCACCAGTCATAGCATCATAGAAGCCGTCTTCTAATGCCTCGTCATTCTTCAAAGCTGTTAAGATACTTGCGTACATGTCATTGCTCCTAAAATCATCAATCGACATCGGTTCAACATCTGCTTTAAAGGATAATGCCATTTCACGCTCCACGGGAAAATATAGTTCCTCATCATCTATTTCTACAAATGAAAAGTCTTGAATAAGCTGTGCTTCATCTTGCGTAATTTGTTCATGGAAAATTACACGAAAGCCTTCTTGATTTTGCCCATTATCAAAATCCATTCCTAAAACATCGTCATAACCATCAATATAAAACTGCAGTATTCCCTCTTCTGGGAAATGGGGTAGGTGCTTTGGTACCTCTGCAAAGTTAATTTGAGCTAATAGCTTTAACGGTTGTCCCTTCGTGTTTTTTGGATATTCCATCGCCAACGGAAAATAAGGATCTCCTGCAAACTTACTTTGAAACAAAGATGTTTTTCTTATCTCCGTATCAACCAATACAACAGGCTTCACTGTTCCTTCTATTAACGGTCTATATTGTTCAAACGCTTCTGGTATTTCAAGTAATGTTTTAGCAGCCATACAAGTTCCTCCTAATTATGGATTTATCCTCATTTTAGAACAAATGTTCTATGAAATCAATACTCACCTACCAAATAAGGACTCTTTTTTTCATTAGTTGAAAAGAGTATAATGTAACGTGGAAATAATCAATTTTTCTATGGGGGGCAATACCAATGAATCTACAAACTTTGGAGAAAAGTCTTTACGATTTAATTACTGAAACATCTACGAATTTACCTAAGGATGTACGTCGTGCTATTAAAAAAGCAAAAGAAGCTGAGAATGCTGGTACACGTGCAGCAATGAGCTTAGACACAATCGCGAATAATATTATTATGGCAGAAGATAACGTGTCACCAATTTGCCAGGATACAGGATTACCAACTTTCAAAATCTATACTCCTGTTGGCGTAAACCAATTAGAAATTAAAGCTGCAATCAAAAAAGCAATCAATGATACAACTGCAGATGCTAAATTACGTCCAAATGCGGTGGATTCATTATCTGGTGCAAACAGTGGGAACAACCTTGGAGATGGATTGCCAGTAATGAAATTTGAGCAATGGGAAAAAGATTACATTACAATTAAGTTAATTCTAAAAGGTGGCGGCTGTGAAAACAAAAACATTCAGTACAGTTTACCATGTGAATTAGAAGGTCTTGGTCGTGCAGGTCGTGACTTAGATGGTATTCGTAAATGTATTTTACATTCTGTATACCAAGCTCAAGGTCAAGGCTGTTCTGCTGGTTTCATTGGTGTAGGTATTGGTGGAGACCGTTCTTCTGGCTATGATTTAGCAAAAGAGCAATTATTCCGTCATGTTGAAGATACAAATCCAAATGCTGATCTTGCAAAATTAGAAGAATATGTAGTTAAAACAGCTAACACATTTGGTATCGGTACAATGGGCTTCGGTGGTGAAGC encodes:
- a CDS encoding YwqG family protein, with amino-acid sequence MAAKTLLEIPEAFEQYRPLIEGTVKPVVLVDTEIRKTSLFQSKFAGDPYFPLAMEYPKNTKGQPLKLLAQINFAEVPKHLPHFPEEGILQFYIDGYDDVLGMDFDNGQNQEGFRVIFHEQITQDEAQLIQDFSFVEIDDEELYFPVEREMALSFKADVEPMSIDDFRSNDMYASILTALKNDEALEDGFYDAMTGDGHKIGGYPFFTQEDPRAYGDYTDSIIMLLQIDSIGDNILWGDCGVGNFFITEEELINKDFSKVLYNWDCH
- a CDS encoding SE1561 family protein: MSKPITDKEQQVTYLKERLEMFLEVLDALDPETAELEDIDRLIQMMDDLEDKMEQFHAREQ
- a CDS encoding MFS transporter, with the protein product MTYFSDYSKKRFTILVLIVSISGFSQGMLLPLISIIFERDGVSSALNGLNATGLYIGTLLISPFIEQPLRRWGYKPIILIGGALVFASLLAFPLWKSVTFWFVLRLLIGVGDHALHYATQTWITSTADHKSLGKGMAIYGLSFSIGFAVGPLMVKLIEIAEALPFIVSSIMCLFAWSFVFFLRNEKPERLTGDLNARGWQRYKMAILFGWIAFLGPFVYGFLESSLNALFPVYALRKGFEVGMIPIILSVFTFGGILTQVPLGALGDKVGRRNILMIGSFGGAIMFAIASFLEHSQFAVAVAFFLTGTLVGSMFSLGITFMADLTPKELLPTGNLLCGIALSIGSLTGPFLGGVYLEYVKNYSFLLLVAMLLLAVAIVLLIFGRQKHQQTTMAK